One stretch of Lachnospiraceae bacterium oral taxon 096 DNA includes these proteins:
- a CDS encoding ribosome maturation factor RimP, protein MSKSDTYVKRTEEFLTKLQETMPFELVDVEFVKEAGEYYLRAYCDKEGGIGVDDCADISRALSDWLDQEDFISEGYILEVSSPGLGRTLKKDKDFVREMGKEVEVKLYKAIEKRKDFSGTLVAFDKDMLTIEEDGNTLTFSRKDIANVRLAIDF, encoded by the coding sequence ATGAGTAAAAGCGACACTTATGTGAAGCGGACAGAAGAGTTTTTGACAAAATTACAAGAAACAATGCCATTTGAGTTAGTGGATGTGGAGTTTGTAAAGGAAGCAGGGGAGTATTATCTTCGAGCCTATTGTGACAAAGAAGGGGGTATCGGAGTCGATGACTGTGCAGATATTAGCAGAGCCTTGAGCGATTGGCTTGATCAAGAGGATTTTATCTCTGAAGGGTATATTTTGGAGGTAAGTTCACCGGGACTTGGAAGAACCTTGAAAAAGGACAAGGATTTTGTTCGTGAGATGGGTAAGGAAGTTGAAGTTAAATTGTATAAGGCAATAGAAAAGAGAAAAGATTTTTCTGGAACATTGGTTGCTTTTGATAAGGATATGCTGACCATCGAAGAAGATGGAAATACCTTGACATTTAGCCGAAAGGACATCGCAAATGTTCGCTTGGCGATTGATTTTTAA
- the nusA gene encoding transcription termination/antitermination protein NusA, which translates to MSKELMEALDILEKEKNISKKTLLETIENSLISACKNNFGTADNVTVTIDPKTCDYTVIQEKEVVEKLEKPTLEEKATKISLADARQIDPDYSVGDRAQVPVKSKEFGRIATGVAKNVILQKIREEERKVIYNDYFTKEKDIVTGVVQRYLGKNISINLGKCDAILSENEQVKTEEFKPMDRIKLYVLEVKDTTKGPRISVSRTHPDLVKRLFETEVSEVKDGTVEIKSIAREAGSRTKMAVISNDPNVDAVGACVGLNGARVNAVVEELHGEKVDIINWDDNAASLIENALSPAKVIAVVADEEKREAQVIVPDYQLSLAIGKEGQNARLAARLTGFKIDIKSETQARELGLFDELGIDYQPEGISDMEIALESGQAKEDANELASEMGDEFEK; encoded by the coding sequence ATGAGTAAAGAATTAATGGAAGCGTTGGACATTCTGGAGAAAGAAAAAAATATTAGCAAGAAGACTTTGTTGGAGACAATTGAGAATTCCTTGATTTCTGCTTGCAAGAATAACTTTGGTACAGCGGACAATGTCACTGTAACCATTGATCCAAAGACTTGTGATTATACAGTGATTCAGGAAAAGGAAGTTGTGGAAAAGTTGGAAAAGCCAACGCTTGAGGAAAAGGCCACAAAGATTTCTCTTGCAGATGCAAGGCAAATTGATCCAGATTATAGTGTTGGAGATCGGGCACAGGTTCCTGTAAAGTCAAAGGAGTTTGGGCGAATCGCAACAGGTGTAGCTAAGAATGTAATTTTGCAAAAGATTCGAGAAGAAGAAAGAAAAGTTATTTATAACGATTATTTTACTAAGGAAAAAGATATTGTCACTGGTGTTGTTCAAAGATATTTGGGAAAAAATATTTCAATTAATTTAGGCAAATGCGATGCCATTCTTTCAGAAAATGAGCAGGTGAAGACAGAGGAATTTAAGCCAATGGATCGAATTAAGCTCTATGTTTTGGAAGTAAAGGACACCACAAAGGGACCAAGAATTTCTGTGTCCAGAACTCATCCAGATCTTGTGAAGAGACTGTTTGAAACAGAGGTTTCAGAGGTTAAGGATGGAACAGTGGAGATTAAATCTATTGCCAGAGAGGCAGGGTCAAGAACAAAGATGGCTGTTATCAGCAATGATCCAAATGTCGATGCAGTAGGTGCCTGCGTCGGATTAAACGGAGCAAGGGTAAATGCTGTCGTTGAGGAGCTTCATGGTGAAAAGGTGGATATTATTAATTGGGATGACAATGCAGCATCACTCATTGAAAATGCACTCAGTCCAGCAAAGGTGATTGCAGTTGTAGCAGATGAGGAAAAGCGTGAGGCACAGGTGATTGTACCAGATTATCAGCTTTCTTTGGCTATTGGAAAAGAAGGTCAAAATGCGAGATTGGCAGCACGCTTGACAGGATTTAAGATTGATATCAAGAGCGAGACACAGGCAAGAGAATTGGGATTATTTGATGAGCTGGGCATTGATTATCAACCAGAAGGAATTTCAGATATGGAAATTGCACTGGAAAGTGGACAAGCCAAGGAAGATGCTAACGAGCTAGCATCAGAAATGGGGGATGAGTTTGAAAAATAA
- a CDS encoding ribosomal L7Ae/L30e/S12e/Gadd45 family protein, with product MMEDKILNFLGLAARAGKVVSGEFSVEKLIKANKAKLVLVALDASDPTKKLFKDKSTYYQVPMYVYGDKDSLGHAIGKQARASVGVSDHGFAMALIKLLEQ from the coding sequence ATAATGGAAGATAAAATTTTAAATTTTCTAGGTCTTGCAGCCAGAGCAGGAAAGGTTGTCAGTGGAGAATTTTCAGTGGAGAAGTTAATTAAAGCCAATAAAGCAAAGCTAGTCCTTGTGGCTTTGGACGCTTCAGATCCGACAAAAAAACTTTTTAAGGACAAGAGCACATATTATCAAGTGCCCATGTATGTATATGGTGATAAGGACAGTTTAGGTCATGCCATAGGAAAACAGGCGAGGGCGTCTGTTGGTGTGAGTGATCATGGATTTGCAATGGCGTTGATAAAATTACTTGAACAATAG
- a CDS encoding VanZ family protein produces MAKRIISKESIATLFVILILCFIWGHSMVPRAASSRESTKVLGEVGPWLSNIVGEKNTTEELVRKMAHATEYSWLAMAVFVRMCLDKKKIRRYKVLHMCFFVAFIDETIQIFSGRGPQIRDVWVDLLGASIGLLIATVVRKIWKYKKSSCIAQKKVLE; encoded by the coding sequence ATGGCGAAAAGAATTATAAGTAAGGAAAGCATAGCTACTCTTTTTGTTATTCTCATTTTATGTTTTATCTGGGGACATTCGATGGTGCCAAGAGCAGCTTCTTCTAGGGAGAGCACAAAAGTATTGGGTGAGGTTGGACCGTGGCTTAGTAACATTGTAGGAGAAAAAAATACCACAGAAGAGTTGGTCAGAAAGATGGCTCATGCCACAGAGTATTCTTGGCTTGCGATGGCAGTGTTTGTCAGGATGTGTCTTGACAAGAAAAAGATTCGCAGGTATAAGGTTTTGCATATGTGCTTTTTTGTCGCATTTATTGACGAAACTATTCAAATTTTTTCAGGTAGAGGTCCACAAATTCGAGATGTTTGGGTGGACTTGTTGGGGGCAAGCATTGGTTTATTGATTGCAACCGTGGTGCGAAAAATTTGGAAATATAAAAAATCTTCTTGCATAGCACAAAAGAAAGTGCTAGAATAG
- a CDS encoding YlxR family protein — protein MKNKKVPMRLCIGCGELKMKSELVRIVKTVEDEICLDDTGKKNGRGAYICKNVECLSKAMKTRGLDRSYKSPVSKEVYEKLKEEMEVRYNGR, from the coding sequence TTGAAAAATAAAAAAGTTCCGATGAGACTTTGTATTGGCTGTGGTGAGTTAAAGATGAAGTCAGAATTGGTTCGCATTGTAAAGACGGTAGAGGACGAAATTTGCCTAGATGATACAGGAAAGAAAAATGGCAGGGGAGCCTATATTTGCAAAAATGTAGAATGCCTGTCCAAGGCAATGAAGACAAGGGGGCTTGATCGTTCCTATAAGTCACCAGTATCAAAGGAAGTTTATGAAAAGTTAAAAGAGGAGATGGAGGTAAGATATAATGGAAGATAA
- the wecB gene encoding UDP-N-acetylglucosamine 2-epimerase (non-hydrolyzing) yields MGFKNNGKLKLLIIVGTRPEIIRLSAVIKKCRQYFDVVLAHTGQNYDYNLNGVFFDDLELDPPEVYMEAVGENLGATMGNIIEKSYTLMSEIRPDAVLVLGDTNSCLSVIGAKRLHIPIFHMEAGNRCKDECLPEETNRRIVDIISDVNLAYSEHARKYLADCGLPKERTFVTGSPMAEVLHNNLDKIMASNIHERLGLEKGKYILLSAHREENIDTEKNFNSLFNAINAIAKKYDMPILYSCHPRSKKRLETSGFELDSRVIQHEPLGFHDYNCLQINAFAVVSDSGTLPEESSFFTSVGHSFPAICIRTSTERPEAIDKGCFVLAGIDGNFLVQAVETAVAMQENGDNGIPVPDYVDENVSTKVVKIIQSFTNVVNKMVWRKEL; encoded by the coding sequence ATGGGATTTAAAAATAATGGAAAATTAAAGCTGTTGATTATTGTGGGCACAAGACCTGAGATTATTCGTCTCTCAGCGGTCATTAAAAAGTGTAGACAGTATTTTGATGTTGTTCTTGCACACACAGGACAAAATTATGATTATAATTTAAATGGTGTGTTCTTTGATGATTTGGAACTGGATCCACCAGAGGTGTATATGGAAGCTGTGGGCGAGAATTTGGGTGCAACAATGGGCAATATTATTGAAAAGTCCTATACATTGATGAGCGAGATTCGTCCAGATGCAGTGCTTGTGCTTGGAGATACCAATAGCTGTCTGTCCGTCATTGGGGCAAAGAGATTGCATATTCCAATTTTTCATATGGAAGCGGGAAATCGCTGCAAAGATGAGTGCCTTCCAGAGGAAACAAATCGCCGCATTGTAGATATCATTTCCGATGTCAATTTGGCCTATTCAGAGCATGCAAGAAAGTATTTGGCCGATTGTGGTTTGCCAAAGGAGCGCACATTTGTCACAGGTTCTCCAATGGCAGAGGTTTTACACAATAATTTAGACAAAATTATGGCATCTAATATTCATGAGAGACTGGGATTAGAAAAGGGAAAATATATTCTTTTATCTGCACATCGAGAGGAAAATATTGATACAGAAAAGAATTTTAATTCTCTGTTTAATGCGATCAATGCCATTGCAAAGAAATATGATATGCCAATTTTATATTCTTGCCATCCAAGAAGCAAGAAGAGACTGGAAACATCAGGATTTGAGCTTGACTCTCGAGTTATTCAGCATGAGCCACTTGGTTTTCATGACTACAACTGCTTGCAAATCAATGCCTTTGCTGTAGTATCGGATTCAGGAACATTGCCAGAGGAATCTTCCTTTTTTACTTCGGTGGGACATTCTTTTCCAGCGATTTGCATTCGAACTTCGACAGAGCGTCCAGAGGCAATTGATAAGGGATGTTTTGTACTCGCAGGAATTGATGGAAATTTCTTGGTGCAGGCCGTAGAGACTGCAGTAGCTATGCAAGAAAATGGAGATAATGGAATTCCAGTGCCAGATTATGTTGATGAGAATGTGTCAACAAAGGTGGTAAAGATCATTCAAAGTTTTACAAATGTAGTGAATAAGATGGTATGGCGAAAAGAATTATAA
- a CDS encoding bifunctional oligoribonuclease/PAP phosphatase NrnA produces MNILEQKLGGANTVAILGHIRPDGDCIGSCLGLYNYIRKYDPQIEVKVYIEEKPGRFQYLKGFSDIIEEHFDEVKMDLCITLDCSDRERLGARAVILDQAKDSFCVDHHITNCGFTKDMVLEAQASSTCEVLYGLLQPDKIDRDIAECLYTGIIHDTGVFKYSNTSKKTMQIAGELMEKGIDFGKIIDESFYQKTYVQNQILGRALLESVTFHSGKCVFSSISREVMDFYGVTSQDMEGVVDQLRNTKGIEVAIFMYEIGPQCYKVSMRSNKFVDVSAIAFQFGGGGHIHAAGCSFNGSTHDIINNISALIDKQFEAYQDDQRNH; encoded by the coding sequence ATGAATATTCTAGAGCAAAAATTGGGGGGAGCAAATACAGTTGCTATTCTGGGGCATATTCGCCCAGATGGCGACTGCATAGGCTCTTGCCTTGGATTATATAATTACATAAGAAAGTATGATCCACAGATAGAAGTGAAAGTGTATATTGAGGAAAAACCAGGAAGATTTCAATACTTAAAGGGGTTTTCTGATATTATTGAAGAGCACTTTGACGAAGTCAAGATGGATCTTTGTATTACTTTAGATTGTTCTGATAGAGAAAGACTTGGAGCACGGGCAGTTATTTTAGATCAGGCAAAAGATTCTTTTTGTGTGGATCACCACATTACCAATTGTGGCTTTACAAAGGATATGGTACTTGAGGCACAGGCTAGTTCAACTTGTGAGGTACTCTATGGTCTTTTACAGCCAGATAAAATTGATCGAGATATCGCAGAATGTCTCTATACTGGGATTATTCACGATACAGGTGTGTTTAAGTATTCAAACACATCAAAAAAGACAATGCAGATTGCTGGCGAATTGATGGAGAAAGGCATTGATTTTGGAAAGATTATTGATGAGAGCTTTTATCAAAAGACTTATGTACAGAATCAAATTTTGGGACGGGCCTTGCTGGAAAGTGTAACTTTCCATAGTGGAAAATGTGTATTTTCTTCCATATCTAGAGAAGTGATGGACTTTTATGGTGTGACAAGTCAAGATATGGAAGGTGTTGTTGACCAGTTGCGCAATACTAAGGGAATTGAAGTGGCCATTTTTATGTATGAAATTGGTCCACAATGCTATAAGGTGAGTATGCGTTCAAATAAATTTGTCGATGTCAGTGCCATTGCATTTCAATTTGGTGGTGGTGGACATATTCATGCTGCGGGTTGCTCGTTTAATGGTTCGACACATGATATCATCAATAATATTTCTGCATTAATCGATAAGCAATTTGAGGCGTATCAAGATGATCAACGGAATCATTAA
- the rbfA gene encoding 30S ribosome-binding factor RbfA: MRKNSVKNTRINAEVQRALSEIIREGLKDPRIHELTSCTEAVVTPDLKYCTAYISVLGDDKVAEETIAGLKQAAGFIRHELAEKINLRNTPELKFVLDTSMAYGMKMSKLIDEVMGNESTKE; encoded by the coding sequence ATGAGAAAAAATAGTGTAAAGAATACACGAATTAATGCAGAGGTGCAAAGAGCACTTTCGGAGATTATTCGTGAAGGACTAAAGGATCCTAGAATACATGAGTTGACAAGTTGTACAGAGGCAGTGGTGACACCAGATTTAAAGTATTGTACAGCATATATCAGTGTTTTAGGAGATGACAAGGTGGCAGAGGAGACAATTGCAGGGTTAAAGCAGGCAGCAGGATTTATCCGCCACGAACTTGCAGAGAAAATTAATTTGCGAAACACACCAGAATTAAAGTTTGTTTTGGATACATCCATGGCCTATGGAATGAAGATGTCAAAGTTGATTGATGAGGTCATGGGAAATGAGTCTACTAAGGAGTAG
- the truB gene encoding tRNA pseudouridine(55) synthase TruB: protein MINGIINIYKERGYTSHDVVAKMRGILRQRKIGHTGTLDPDAEGVLPVCLGSATKLCDMMTDKSKEYQAVLLLGVSTDTQDITGKIMEERSVECDEEKIRAVISSFIGQYMQIPPMYSALKVNGQKLVDLARAGIEIERKARPVEIFNIQIQEINLPRVRFLVHCSKGTYIRTLCADIGEKLGCLGTMESLIRTRVASFTLENAISLDQLEKARDADEVEKYIIHTEQYFIDLPLAVIKEEYQKYADNGNKLKLHFLEIKDRLVDKTQLRLRDKAGHFFGVYEYIADENCLKPYKLFREQ, encoded by the coding sequence ATGATCAACGGAATCATTAATATTTATAAGGAACGTGGGTATACTTCTCATGATGTTGTGGCCAAGATGAGAGGCATTTTGAGGCAGAGAAAAATAGGACATACGGGCACTTTGGATCCCGATGCAGAGGGAGTATTGCCGGTTTGCCTTGGAAGTGCCACAAAACTTTGTGATATGATGACAGATAAAAGTAAGGAATATCAGGCCGTGCTTTTGCTTGGTGTTTCAACAGATACCCAAGATATCACAGGAAAGATAATGGAAGAGAGAAGTGTAGAATGTGACGAGGAAAAGATAAGGGCGGTCATTTCTAGCTTTATTGGCCAATATATGCAAATTCCGCCAATGTACTCAGCATTAAAAGTTAATGGACAAAAGCTTGTTGATTTAGCAAGAGCAGGAATTGAAATTGAGCGAAAAGCCCGACCAGTAGAAATTTTTAATATTCAAATTCAAGAAATTAATCTTCCAAGGGTGCGTTTTCTTGTTCATTGTTCCAAGGGAACTTATATTCGCACGCTCTGTGCAGATATTGGAGAAAAACTGGGATGCCTTGGGACAATGGAAAGTTTAATTAGAACCAGAGTGGCTAGTTTTACATTGGAAAATGCAATTTCACTGGATCAACTTGAGAAGGCAAGAGATGCTGATGAAGTTGAAAAGTATATTATTCACACAGAACAGTATTTTATAGATTTACCATTGGCCGTAATCAAGGAAGAATATCAAAAGTATGCAGACAATGGGAATAAATTAAAGTTGCATTTTTTGGAAATTAAAGATAGACTTGTAGACAAGACACAGCTTCGCCTGCGAGACAAGGCAGGGCATTTCTTTGGCGTGTATGAATATATCGCCGACGAAAATTGCTTAAAGCCATATAAATTATTTCGAGAGCAATAA